Proteins encoded in a region of the Fundulus heteroclitus isolate FHET01 chromosome 2, MU-UCD_Fhet_4.1, whole genome shotgun sequence genome:
- the parp12a gene encoding protein mono-ADP-ribosyltransferase PARP12 isoform X2, translated as MASTALIIRALCDNHGCLDFEQLLELAQSNFGFGVADLRSVLFNDGVIAIREGKLPVDSGSLIRPDSLVVAKTSLRLCQKKAGECRQCGALHLCRYLVGGSCKFGHKCKNPHTLASPHNTELLKRNGLQGLTEKQLLQLLMQNDPFLLPEVCPHYNKGDGQFGSCKFATTCKKLHVCLHFLQGDCKFGSSCKRNHTFDEQALKLFQGFSEENIQNIYKIYRNKFIITGPQEKPTAAPAVLPKVSVSPQPLSPQPPSPQLPQPPTPQPPQTKPGSSTKSVNPSKPITDAERNEICLFFIRRHCSFKEKCGRVHWHLPYRWQVLDADGVTWKDLVNMEEVEKAFCDPSCDTSCKDQPAPALGFFSFLTFQRASKNEPCVDFKTMTCEGSPVRRLSTASSVSKPPHFILTTEWLWYWKENGGTWVEYGQGSGDSPVTSQTVENVYLADRETEMPFQAGKQNYVLHFKDATGSQQMYQQNLQYQTKREVRRRPRFVSAHDVEQKLKSGTSHTSSSSGLENVPSHWDKNALPDLGYKLLPLSKSANDYNMIEVLFKRTMPNANIESIQRIQNPSLWKVFQWQKDQMQKRNGGKLVNQQYLFHGTDETLVDPICEQNFDWRMCGVHGTAYGKGSYFAKDASYSDNYSKIGGSRTKTMFVALVLIGEYTTGSGSYVRPPQKAGSKAFYDSCVNSTGNPSIFVIFDKQQIYPEYLIKYR; from the exons ATGGCATCAACGGCCTTAATTATCAGGGCCCTGTGTGACAACCACGGATGTTTGGACTTCGAGCAGCTGCTGGAACTGGCGCAGAGTAATTTCGGCTTTGGGGTCGCGGACCTGCGCTCGGTTCTCTTCAACGACGGCGTAATAGCGATCAGAGAAGGAAAGCTGCCAGTGGACAGCGGCAGCCTGATCAGGCCTGATAGTCTGGTAGTCGCCAAAACCAGCCTGAGGCTTTGCCAGAAAAAAGCTGGCGAGTGCCGCCAGTGTGGAGCTTTACACCTGTGCAGGTATCTTGTTGGTGGAAGCTGCAAGTTCGG ACACAAGTGTAAAAATCCACACACCCTGGCTTCTCCGCACAACACTGAGCTGTTGAAGAGAAATGGTCTTCAGGGTTTAACAGAGAAACAGCTGTTGCAGCTCTTAATGCAGAATGATCCTTTCCTGCTTCCTGAG GTCTGTCCACACTACAACAAGGGCGACGGTCAGTTTGGTTCCTGCAAATTCGCCACCACCTGCAAGAAGCTCCACGTCTGCCTGCACTTCTTGCAGGGGGACTGCAAGTTTGGCTCTTCGTGTAAGAGAAACCATACCTTTGATGAGCAAGCATTGAAGCTTTTCCAAGGATTCAGTGAGGAGAAtattcaaaacatttacaagATCTATAGGAATAAATTCATCATCACCGGTCCGCAAGAGAAGCCAACTGCTGCTCCAG CAGTGCTTCCAAAGGTGAGCGTCAGCCCGCAGCCTCTTTCCCCTCAGCCGCCTTCCCCTCAGCTGCCTCAGCCACCTACCCCTCAGCCTCCTCAAACCAAACCTGGATCTTCCACTAAATCTGTCAACCCTTCTAAACCAATAACTGATGCCGAGCGTAACGAAATCTGCCTCTTCTTTATTCGCCGACACTGCAGCTTCAAAG AGAAGTGCGGCCGCGTCCACTGGCACCTACCTTACAGATGGCAGGTTCTGGACGCGGATGGCGTGACCTGGAAGGACTTGGTCAACATGGAGGAagttgagaaagctttctgcgATCCATCATGTGACACGAGCTGCAAAGATCAGCCGGCACCCGCGTTGggattttttagttttttgactTTTCAAAG agCATCAAAGAATGAGCCGTGTGTGGACTTCAAAACGATGACTTGCGAAGGGTCTCCGGTTCGGCGCTTGTCCACCGCCTCCTCTGTCTCCAAGCCCCCACACTTCATTTTAACAACTGAGTGGTTGTGGTACTGGAAGGAAAACGGGGGGACGTGGGTGGAATATGGACAG ggttcAGGGGATTCCCCGGTCACGTCTCAAACTGTGGAAAATGTGTACCTGgcagacagagaaacagagatGCCTTTCCAGGCTGGCAAACAAAACTACGTTCTCCACTTTAAAGATGCAACAGGGTCCCAGCAAATGTATCAGCAAAATCTCCAATACCAGACCAAGAGGGAAGTGCGAAGGAGGCCTCGCTTTGTGTCTGCTCATGATGTGGAGCAGAAGCTCAAGAG TGGAACATCACacacctccagctcctctggttTGGAAAATGTCCCTTCACATTGGGACAAGAATGCACTGCCTGATTTAGGGTATAAg CTCCTGCCTCTCTCCAAATCCGCAAACGATTACAATATGATTGAGGTGTTGTTCAAGCGCACCATGCCTAATGCCAACATTGAGAGCATCCAGAGGATTCAGAACCCGTCTTTGTGGAAAGTCTTTCAATG GCAGAAGGACCAGATGCAGAAGAGGAACGGGGGAAAACTTGTGAATCAGCAGTACTTGTTCCACGGGACAGATGAGACACTGGTTGATCCCATATGTGAGCAAAACTTTGACTGGAGGATGTGTGGCGTCCATGGAACAGCCTATGGCAAAG GGAGCTACTTTGCCAAAGATGCTTCCTACTCAGACAATTATTCCAAGATTGGAGGGAGTCGAACCAAGACCATGTTTGTTGCTCTGGTCCTGATAGGTGAATACACGACTGGGAGCGGCAGCTACGTTCGACCACCCCAAAAAGCAGGAAGCAAAGCCTTTTATGACAGCTGTGTTAATTCCACCGGAAACCCCAGCATATTTGTGATCTTTGATAAACAGCAGATTTATCCAGAGTATCTAATCAAATACAGATAA
- the parp12a gene encoding protein mono-ADP-ribosyltransferase PARP12 isoform X1, giving the protein MASTALIIRALCDNHGCLDFEQLLELAQSNFGFGVADLRSVLFNDGVIAIREGKLPVDSGSLIRPDSLVVAKTSLRLCQKKAGECRQCGALHLCRYLVGGSCKFGHKCKNPHTLASPHNTELLKRNGLQGLTEKQLLQLLMQNDPFLLPEVCPHYNKGDGQFGSCKFATTCKKLHVCLHFLQGDCKFGSSCKRNHTFDEQALKLFQGFSEENIQNIYKIYRNKFIITGPQEKPTAAPAVLPKVSVSPQPLSPQPPSPQLPQPPTPQPPQTKPGSSTKSVNPSKPITDAERNEICLFFIRRHCSFKEKCGRVHWHLPYRWQVLDADGVTWKDLVNMEEVEKAFCDPSCDTSCKDQPAPALGFFSFLTFQSRASKNEPCVDFKTMTCEGSPVRRLSTASSVSKPPHFILTTEWLWYWKENGGTWVEYGQGSGDSPVTSQTVENVYLADRETEMPFQAGKQNYVLHFKDATGSQQMYQQNLQYQTKREVRRRPRFVSAHDVEQKLKSGTSHTSSSSGLENVPSHWDKNALPDLGYKLLPLSKSANDYNMIEVLFKRTMPNANIESIQRIQNPSLWKVFQWQKDQMQKRNGGKLVNQQYLFHGTDETLVDPICEQNFDWRMCGVHGTAYGKGSYFAKDASYSDNYSKIGGSRTKTMFVALVLIGEYTTGSGSYVRPPQKAGSKAFYDSCVNSTGNPSIFVIFDKQQIYPEYLIKYR; this is encoded by the exons ATGGCATCAACGGCCTTAATTATCAGGGCCCTGTGTGACAACCACGGATGTTTGGACTTCGAGCAGCTGCTGGAACTGGCGCAGAGTAATTTCGGCTTTGGGGTCGCGGACCTGCGCTCGGTTCTCTTCAACGACGGCGTAATAGCGATCAGAGAAGGAAAGCTGCCAGTGGACAGCGGCAGCCTGATCAGGCCTGATAGTCTGGTAGTCGCCAAAACCAGCCTGAGGCTTTGCCAGAAAAAAGCTGGCGAGTGCCGCCAGTGTGGAGCTTTACACCTGTGCAGGTATCTTGTTGGTGGAAGCTGCAAGTTCGG ACACAAGTGTAAAAATCCACACACCCTGGCTTCTCCGCACAACACTGAGCTGTTGAAGAGAAATGGTCTTCAGGGTTTAACAGAGAAACAGCTGTTGCAGCTCTTAATGCAGAATGATCCTTTCCTGCTTCCTGAG GTCTGTCCACACTACAACAAGGGCGACGGTCAGTTTGGTTCCTGCAAATTCGCCACCACCTGCAAGAAGCTCCACGTCTGCCTGCACTTCTTGCAGGGGGACTGCAAGTTTGGCTCTTCGTGTAAGAGAAACCATACCTTTGATGAGCAAGCATTGAAGCTTTTCCAAGGATTCAGTGAGGAGAAtattcaaaacatttacaagATCTATAGGAATAAATTCATCATCACCGGTCCGCAAGAGAAGCCAACTGCTGCTCCAG CAGTGCTTCCAAAGGTGAGCGTCAGCCCGCAGCCTCTTTCCCCTCAGCCGCCTTCCCCTCAGCTGCCTCAGCCACCTACCCCTCAGCCTCCTCAAACCAAACCTGGATCTTCCACTAAATCTGTCAACCCTTCTAAACCAATAACTGATGCCGAGCGTAACGAAATCTGCCTCTTCTTTATTCGCCGACACTGCAGCTTCAAAG AGAAGTGCGGCCGCGTCCACTGGCACCTACCTTACAGATGGCAGGTTCTGGACGCGGATGGCGTGACCTGGAAGGACTTGGTCAACATGGAGGAagttgagaaagctttctgcgATCCATCATGTGACACGAGCTGCAAAGATCAGCCGGCACCCGCGTTGggattttttagttttttgactTTTCAAAG cagagCATCAAAGAATGAGCCGTGTGTGGACTTCAAAACGATGACTTGCGAAGGGTCTCCGGTTCGGCGCTTGTCCACCGCCTCCTCTGTCTCCAAGCCCCCACACTTCATTTTAACAACTGAGTGGTTGTGGTACTGGAAGGAAAACGGGGGGACGTGGGTGGAATATGGACAG ggttcAGGGGATTCCCCGGTCACGTCTCAAACTGTGGAAAATGTGTACCTGgcagacagagaaacagagatGCCTTTCCAGGCTGGCAAACAAAACTACGTTCTCCACTTTAAAGATGCAACAGGGTCCCAGCAAATGTATCAGCAAAATCTCCAATACCAGACCAAGAGGGAAGTGCGAAGGAGGCCTCGCTTTGTGTCTGCTCATGATGTGGAGCAGAAGCTCAAGAG TGGAACATCACacacctccagctcctctggttTGGAAAATGTCCCTTCACATTGGGACAAGAATGCACTGCCTGATTTAGGGTATAAg CTCCTGCCTCTCTCCAAATCCGCAAACGATTACAATATGATTGAGGTGTTGTTCAAGCGCACCATGCCTAATGCCAACATTGAGAGCATCCAGAGGATTCAGAACCCGTCTTTGTGGAAAGTCTTTCAATG GCAGAAGGACCAGATGCAGAAGAGGAACGGGGGAAAACTTGTGAATCAGCAGTACTTGTTCCACGGGACAGATGAGACACTGGTTGATCCCATATGTGAGCAAAACTTTGACTGGAGGATGTGTGGCGTCCATGGAACAGCCTATGGCAAAG GGAGCTACTTTGCCAAAGATGCTTCCTACTCAGACAATTATTCCAAGATTGGAGGGAGTCGAACCAAGACCATGTTTGTTGCTCTGGTCCTGATAGGTGAATACACGACTGGGAGCGGCAGCTACGTTCGACCACCCCAAAAAGCAGGAAGCAAAGCCTTTTATGACAGCTGTGTTAATTCCACCGGAAACCCCAGCATATTTGTGATCTTTGATAAACAGCAGATTTATCCAGAGTATCTAATCAAATACAGATAA
- the parp12a gene encoding protein mono-ADP-ribosyltransferase PARP12 isoform X3, with protein MASTALIIRALCDNHGCLDFEQLLELAQSNFGFGVADLRSVLFNDGVIAIREGKLPVDSGSLIRPDSLVVAKTSLRLCQKKAGECRQCGALHLCRYLVGGSCKFGHKCKNPHTLASPHNTELLKRNGLQGLTEKQLLQLLMQNDPFLLPEVCPHYNKGDGQFGSCKFATTCKKLHVCLHFLQGDCKFGSSCKRNHTFDEQALKLFQGFSEENIQNIYKIYRNKFIITGPQEKPTAAPVLPKVSVSPQPLSPQPPSPQLPQPPTPQPPQTKPGSSTKSVNPSKPITDAERNEICLFFIRRHCSFKEKCGRVHWHLPYRWQVLDADGVTWKDLVNMEEVEKAFCDPSCDTSCKDQPAPALGFFSFLTFQSRASKNEPCVDFKTMTCEGSPVRRLSTASSVSKPPHFILTTEWLWYWKENGGTWVEYGQGSGDSPVTSQTVENVYLADRETEMPFQAGKQNYVLHFKDATGSQQMYQQNLQYQTKREVRRRPRFVSAHDVEQKLKSGTSHTSSSSGLENVPSHWDKNALPDLGYKLLPLSKSANDYNMIEVLFKRTMPNANIESIQRIQNPSLWKVFQWQKDQMQKRNGGKLVNQQYLFHGTDETLVDPICEQNFDWRMCGVHGTAYGKGSYFAKDASYSDNYSKIGGSRTKTMFVALVLIGEYTTGSGSYVRPPQKAGSKAFYDSCVNSTGNPSIFVIFDKQQIYPEYLIKYR; from the exons ATGGCATCAACGGCCTTAATTATCAGGGCCCTGTGTGACAACCACGGATGTTTGGACTTCGAGCAGCTGCTGGAACTGGCGCAGAGTAATTTCGGCTTTGGGGTCGCGGACCTGCGCTCGGTTCTCTTCAACGACGGCGTAATAGCGATCAGAGAAGGAAAGCTGCCAGTGGACAGCGGCAGCCTGATCAGGCCTGATAGTCTGGTAGTCGCCAAAACCAGCCTGAGGCTTTGCCAGAAAAAAGCTGGCGAGTGCCGCCAGTGTGGAGCTTTACACCTGTGCAGGTATCTTGTTGGTGGAAGCTGCAAGTTCGG ACACAAGTGTAAAAATCCACACACCCTGGCTTCTCCGCACAACACTGAGCTGTTGAAGAGAAATGGTCTTCAGGGTTTAACAGAGAAACAGCTGTTGCAGCTCTTAATGCAGAATGATCCTTTCCTGCTTCCTGAG GTCTGTCCACACTACAACAAGGGCGACGGTCAGTTTGGTTCCTGCAAATTCGCCACCACCTGCAAGAAGCTCCACGTCTGCCTGCACTTCTTGCAGGGGGACTGCAAGTTTGGCTCTTCGTGTAAGAGAAACCATACCTTTGATGAGCAAGCATTGAAGCTTTTCCAAGGATTCAGTGAGGAGAAtattcaaaacatttacaagATCTATAGGAATAAATTCATCATCACCGGTCCGCAAGAGAAGCCAACTGCTGCTCCAG TGCTTCCAAAGGTGAGCGTCAGCCCGCAGCCTCTTTCCCCTCAGCCGCCTTCCCCTCAGCTGCCTCAGCCACCTACCCCTCAGCCTCCTCAAACCAAACCTGGATCTTCCACTAAATCTGTCAACCCTTCTAAACCAATAACTGATGCCGAGCGTAACGAAATCTGCCTCTTCTTTATTCGCCGACACTGCAGCTTCAAAG AGAAGTGCGGCCGCGTCCACTGGCACCTACCTTACAGATGGCAGGTTCTGGACGCGGATGGCGTGACCTGGAAGGACTTGGTCAACATGGAGGAagttgagaaagctttctgcgATCCATCATGTGACACGAGCTGCAAAGATCAGCCGGCACCCGCGTTGggattttttagttttttgactTTTCAAAG cagagCATCAAAGAATGAGCCGTGTGTGGACTTCAAAACGATGACTTGCGAAGGGTCTCCGGTTCGGCGCTTGTCCACCGCCTCCTCTGTCTCCAAGCCCCCACACTTCATTTTAACAACTGAGTGGTTGTGGTACTGGAAGGAAAACGGGGGGACGTGGGTGGAATATGGACAG ggttcAGGGGATTCCCCGGTCACGTCTCAAACTGTGGAAAATGTGTACCTGgcagacagagaaacagagatGCCTTTCCAGGCTGGCAAACAAAACTACGTTCTCCACTTTAAAGATGCAACAGGGTCCCAGCAAATGTATCAGCAAAATCTCCAATACCAGACCAAGAGGGAAGTGCGAAGGAGGCCTCGCTTTGTGTCTGCTCATGATGTGGAGCAGAAGCTCAAGAG TGGAACATCACacacctccagctcctctggttTGGAAAATGTCCCTTCACATTGGGACAAGAATGCACTGCCTGATTTAGGGTATAAg CTCCTGCCTCTCTCCAAATCCGCAAACGATTACAATATGATTGAGGTGTTGTTCAAGCGCACCATGCCTAATGCCAACATTGAGAGCATCCAGAGGATTCAGAACCCGTCTTTGTGGAAAGTCTTTCAATG GCAGAAGGACCAGATGCAGAAGAGGAACGGGGGAAAACTTGTGAATCAGCAGTACTTGTTCCACGGGACAGATGAGACACTGGTTGATCCCATATGTGAGCAAAACTTTGACTGGAGGATGTGTGGCGTCCATGGAACAGCCTATGGCAAAG GGAGCTACTTTGCCAAAGATGCTTCCTACTCAGACAATTATTCCAAGATTGGAGGGAGTCGAACCAAGACCATGTTTGTTGCTCTGGTCCTGATAGGTGAATACACGACTGGGAGCGGCAGCTACGTTCGACCACCCCAAAAAGCAGGAAGCAAAGCCTTTTATGACAGCTGTGTTAATTCCACCGGAAACCCCAGCATATTTGTGATCTTTGATAAACAGCAGATTTATCCAGAGTATCTAATCAAATACAGATAA
- the parp12a gene encoding protein mono-ADP-ribosyltransferase PARP12 isoform X4, with amino-acid sequence MASTALIIRALCDNHGCLDFEQLLELAQSNFGFGVADLRSVLFNDGVIAIREGKLPVDSGSLIRPDSLVVAKTSLRLCQKKAGECRQCGALHLCRYLVGGSCKFGHKCKNPHTLASPHNTELLKRNGLQGLTEKQLLQLLMQNDPFLLPEVCPHYNKGDGQFGSCKFATTCKKLHVCLHFLQGDCKFGSSCKRNHTFDEQALKLFQGFSEENIQNIYKIYRNKFIITGPQEKPTAAPVLPKVSVSPQPLSPQPPSPQLPQPPTPQPPQTKPGSSTKSVNPSKPITDAERNEICLFFIRRHCSFKEKCGRVHWHLPYRWQVLDADGVTWKDLVNMEEVEKAFCDPSCDTSCKDQPAPALGFFSFLTFQRASKNEPCVDFKTMTCEGSPVRRLSTASSVSKPPHFILTTEWLWYWKENGGTWVEYGQGSGDSPVTSQTVENVYLADRETEMPFQAGKQNYVLHFKDATGSQQMYQQNLQYQTKREVRRRPRFVSAHDVEQKLKSGTSHTSSSSGLENVPSHWDKNALPDLGYKLLPLSKSANDYNMIEVLFKRTMPNANIESIQRIQNPSLWKVFQWQKDQMQKRNGGKLVNQQYLFHGTDETLVDPICEQNFDWRMCGVHGTAYGKGSYFAKDASYSDNYSKIGGSRTKTMFVALVLIGEYTTGSGSYVRPPQKAGSKAFYDSCVNSTGNPSIFVIFDKQQIYPEYLIKYR; translated from the exons ATGGCATCAACGGCCTTAATTATCAGGGCCCTGTGTGACAACCACGGATGTTTGGACTTCGAGCAGCTGCTGGAACTGGCGCAGAGTAATTTCGGCTTTGGGGTCGCGGACCTGCGCTCGGTTCTCTTCAACGACGGCGTAATAGCGATCAGAGAAGGAAAGCTGCCAGTGGACAGCGGCAGCCTGATCAGGCCTGATAGTCTGGTAGTCGCCAAAACCAGCCTGAGGCTTTGCCAGAAAAAAGCTGGCGAGTGCCGCCAGTGTGGAGCTTTACACCTGTGCAGGTATCTTGTTGGTGGAAGCTGCAAGTTCGG ACACAAGTGTAAAAATCCACACACCCTGGCTTCTCCGCACAACACTGAGCTGTTGAAGAGAAATGGTCTTCAGGGTTTAACAGAGAAACAGCTGTTGCAGCTCTTAATGCAGAATGATCCTTTCCTGCTTCCTGAG GTCTGTCCACACTACAACAAGGGCGACGGTCAGTTTGGTTCCTGCAAATTCGCCACCACCTGCAAGAAGCTCCACGTCTGCCTGCACTTCTTGCAGGGGGACTGCAAGTTTGGCTCTTCGTGTAAGAGAAACCATACCTTTGATGAGCAAGCATTGAAGCTTTTCCAAGGATTCAGTGAGGAGAAtattcaaaacatttacaagATCTATAGGAATAAATTCATCATCACCGGTCCGCAAGAGAAGCCAACTGCTGCTCCAG TGCTTCCAAAGGTGAGCGTCAGCCCGCAGCCTCTTTCCCCTCAGCCGCCTTCCCCTCAGCTGCCTCAGCCACCTACCCCTCAGCCTCCTCAAACCAAACCTGGATCTTCCACTAAATCTGTCAACCCTTCTAAACCAATAACTGATGCCGAGCGTAACGAAATCTGCCTCTTCTTTATTCGCCGACACTGCAGCTTCAAAG AGAAGTGCGGCCGCGTCCACTGGCACCTACCTTACAGATGGCAGGTTCTGGACGCGGATGGCGTGACCTGGAAGGACTTGGTCAACATGGAGGAagttgagaaagctttctgcgATCCATCATGTGACACGAGCTGCAAAGATCAGCCGGCACCCGCGTTGggattttttagttttttgactTTTCAAAG agCATCAAAGAATGAGCCGTGTGTGGACTTCAAAACGATGACTTGCGAAGGGTCTCCGGTTCGGCGCTTGTCCACCGCCTCCTCTGTCTCCAAGCCCCCACACTTCATTTTAACAACTGAGTGGTTGTGGTACTGGAAGGAAAACGGGGGGACGTGGGTGGAATATGGACAG ggttcAGGGGATTCCCCGGTCACGTCTCAAACTGTGGAAAATGTGTACCTGgcagacagagaaacagagatGCCTTTCCAGGCTGGCAAACAAAACTACGTTCTCCACTTTAAAGATGCAACAGGGTCCCAGCAAATGTATCAGCAAAATCTCCAATACCAGACCAAGAGGGAAGTGCGAAGGAGGCCTCGCTTTGTGTCTGCTCATGATGTGGAGCAGAAGCTCAAGAG TGGAACATCACacacctccagctcctctggttTGGAAAATGTCCCTTCACATTGGGACAAGAATGCACTGCCTGATTTAGGGTATAAg CTCCTGCCTCTCTCCAAATCCGCAAACGATTACAATATGATTGAGGTGTTGTTCAAGCGCACCATGCCTAATGCCAACATTGAGAGCATCCAGAGGATTCAGAACCCGTCTTTGTGGAAAGTCTTTCAATG GCAGAAGGACCAGATGCAGAAGAGGAACGGGGGAAAACTTGTGAATCAGCAGTACTTGTTCCACGGGACAGATGAGACACTGGTTGATCCCATATGTGAGCAAAACTTTGACTGGAGGATGTGTGGCGTCCATGGAACAGCCTATGGCAAAG GGAGCTACTTTGCCAAAGATGCTTCCTACTCAGACAATTATTCCAAGATTGGAGGGAGTCGAACCAAGACCATGTTTGTTGCTCTGGTCCTGATAGGTGAATACACGACTGGGAGCGGCAGCTACGTTCGACCACCCCAAAAAGCAGGAAGCAAAGCCTTTTATGACAGCTGTGTTAATTCCACCGGAAACCCCAGCATATTTGTGATCTTTGATAAACAGCAGATTTATCCAGAGTATCTAATCAAATACAGATAA